From Scomber scombrus chromosome 9, fScoSco1.1, whole genome shotgun sequence, one genomic window encodes:
- the f9a gene encoding coagulation factor IXa isoform X2, which yields MAECVSVGISQCRRMAPVFLFCLNLLLSHFHLGTGGPVFLSRQAADRVLQRHKRYNTGVFEELLEGNLERECIEEVCDLEEAREIFEDDQKTMEFWAGYIDGNQCKSSLCLNQGSCNDHIGHYTCTCLSGFTGNNCEIVIAKRCDVNNGDCMHFCESMGTFGAKCSCATGYRLMEDGVNCEPEAEFPCGRTALTTLSAASSRSLLPRENASLDNTTSLTNISTTTSSPSTPASTTESFPATNEPVENRPRTKLPSWVYDEAKFPAVTPHKRIVGGEVVIPGEIPWQVGLIAHPSDRLFCGGSILSEKWVITAAHCLVEAHGPFFIRAGEHNIYTRDGTEQDHDVLEQHIHPRYNISVSLYNHDIALLYLKSPITFSTTVRPICIGPRVFTETLTREYSPATVSGWGRTRFLGATAKTLQKVEVPFTSRAECKRSSSSRITPFMFCAGYYDEPKDACQGDSGGPHANSIHDTWFLTGIVSWGEECAKDGKYGVYTRVSLYYSWIRHVMGITKYRLAFDVEDPDN from the exons ATGGccgagtgtgtgtctgtggggaTATCACAGTGCCGTCGAATGGCACCagtctttttgttttgcctAAATTTGCTGCTTTCACACTTTCATCTGGGTACTGGAG GCCCAGTGTTTCTGTCTAGGCAAGCAGCCGACAGGGTTTTACAGAGACACAAACGCTACAACACTGGTGTGTTTGAGGAGCTGCTGGAAGGCAACTTGGAGAGAGAGTGTATAGAGGAAGTATGTGACCTGGAGGAGGCCAGGGAGATATTTGAGGATGATCAAAAGACA ATGGAGTTCTGGGCAGGATATATAG ATGGCAACCAGTGTAAATCAAGCCTGTGTCTAAACCAGGGTTCATGTAATGACCATATTGGCCACTACACATGCACATGTCTGTCTGGCTTCACTGGAAATAACTGTGAGATTG tgatAGCAAAAAGGTGTGATGTTAACAATGGGGACTGTATGCACTTCTGTGAATCAATGGGAACCTTTGGAGCAAAATGCTCCTGTGCAACAGGATACAGGCTGATGGAAGATGGGGTCAACTGTGAACCAGAAG CTGAATTCCCGTGCGGCCGAACTGCTTTGACAACATTAAGTGCAGCATCTTCAAGGTCTCTCCTCCCTAGGGAGAATGCAAGCCTGGACAACACCACTTCACTGACCAACATCAGCACCACTACATCCTCTCCTTCAACTCCAGCCAGTACTACAGAGTCTTTTCCGGCCACAAATGAGCCTGTAGAAAACCGACCCAGAACAAAATTGCCATCATGGGTGTACGACGAGGCTAAGTTCCCTGCAGTAACGCCACATAAACGCATTGTAGGCGGTGAAGTGGTTATCCCAGGAGAAATCCCCTGGCAG GTTGGCTTGATAGCGCATCCCAGTGATCGTTTGTTCTGTGGGGGCTCAATTCTCAGTGAAAAATGGGTTATCACTGCTGCTCATTGCCTGGTGGAGGCACATGGCCCCTTTTTCATCAGAGCAG GGGAGCATAATATTTACACCAGAGACGGCACAGAGCAGGATCATGATGTGTTGGAGCAGCACATACACCCACGCTACAACATCAGTGTAAGCTTGTACAACCATGATATTGCCCTACTGTACCTCAAAAGCCCTATCACCTTCTCCACAACAGTGAGGCCCATCTGCATAGGACCCAGGGTCTTCACTGAAACTCTAACAAGGGAGTACTCTCCAGCAACAGTCAGTGGCTGGGGTCGAACACGTTTCCTTGGAGCCACAGCTAAAACACTGCAAAAGGTTGAGGTTCCCTTCACAAGTCGGGCAGAGTGTAAGCGCAGCAGCAGTTCCAGGATCACTCCCTTCATGTTTTGTGCAGGGTACTATGATGAGCCCAAAGATGCCTGTCAAGGAGATAGTGGAGGTCCTCATGCAAACAGTATTCATGACACATGGTTCCTGACAGGAATTGTGAGCTGGGGGGAAGAATGTGCAAAGGATGGGAAATATGGCGTATACACCAGGGTGTCCCTTTACTACAGCTGGATACGCCATGTTATGGGAATAACTAAATACAGGTTGGCATTTGATGTGGAAGACCCTGATAATTGA
- the f9a gene encoding coagulation factor IXa isoform X1: MAECVSVGISQCRRMAPVFLFCLNLLLSHFHLGTGAGPVFLSRQAADRVLQRHKRYNTGVFEELLEGNLERECIEEVCDLEEAREIFEDDQKTMEFWAGYIDGNQCKSSLCLNQGSCNDHIGHYTCTCLSGFTGNNCEIVIAKRCDVNNGDCMHFCESMGTFGAKCSCATGYRLMEDGVNCEPEAEFPCGRTALTTLSAASSRSLLPRENASLDNTTSLTNISTTTSSPSTPASTTESFPATNEPVENRPRTKLPSWVYDEAKFPAVTPHKRIVGGEVVIPGEIPWQVGLIAHPSDRLFCGGSILSEKWVITAAHCLVEAHGPFFIRAGEHNIYTRDGTEQDHDVLEQHIHPRYNISVSLYNHDIALLYLKSPITFSTTVRPICIGPRVFTETLTREYSPATVSGWGRTRFLGATAKTLQKVEVPFTSRAECKRSSSSRITPFMFCAGYYDEPKDACQGDSGGPHANSIHDTWFLTGIVSWGEECAKDGKYGVYTRVSLYYSWIRHVMGITKYRLAFDVEDPDN; encoded by the exons ATGGccgagtgtgtgtctgtggggaTATCACAGTGCCGTCGAATGGCACCagtctttttgttttgcctAAATTTGCTGCTTTCACACTTTCATCTGGGTACTGGAG CAGGCCCAGTGTTTCTGTCTAGGCAAGCAGCCGACAGGGTTTTACAGAGACACAAACGCTACAACACTGGTGTGTTTGAGGAGCTGCTGGAAGGCAACTTGGAGAGAGAGTGTATAGAGGAAGTATGTGACCTGGAGGAGGCCAGGGAGATATTTGAGGATGATCAAAAGACA ATGGAGTTCTGGGCAGGATATATAG ATGGCAACCAGTGTAAATCAAGCCTGTGTCTAAACCAGGGTTCATGTAATGACCATATTGGCCACTACACATGCACATGTCTGTCTGGCTTCACTGGAAATAACTGTGAGATTG tgatAGCAAAAAGGTGTGATGTTAACAATGGGGACTGTATGCACTTCTGTGAATCAATGGGAACCTTTGGAGCAAAATGCTCCTGTGCAACAGGATACAGGCTGATGGAAGATGGGGTCAACTGTGAACCAGAAG CTGAATTCCCGTGCGGCCGAACTGCTTTGACAACATTAAGTGCAGCATCTTCAAGGTCTCTCCTCCCTAGGGAGAATGCAAGCCTGGACAACACCACTTCACTGACCAACATCAGCACCACTACATCCTCTCCTTCAACTCCAGCCAGTACTACAGAGTCTTTTCCGGCCACAAATGAGCCTGTAGAAAACCGACCCAGAACAAAATTGCCATCATGGGTGTACGACGAGGCTAAGTTCCCTGCAGTAACGCCACATAAACGCATTGTAGGCGGTGAAGTGGTTATCCCAGGAGAAATCCCCTGGCAG GTTGGCTTGATAGCGCATCCCAGTGATCGTTTGTTCTGTGGGGGCTCAATTCTCAGTGAAAAATGGGTTATCACTGCTGCTCATTGCCTGGTGGAGGCACATGGCCCCTTTTTCATCAGAGCAG GGGAGCATAATATTTACACCAGAGACGGCACAGAGCAGGATCATGATGTGTTGGAGCAGCACATACACCCACGCTACAACATCAGTGTAAGCTTGTACAACCATGATATTGCCCTACTGTACCTCAAAAGCCCTATCACCTTCTCCACAACAGTGAGGCCCATCTGCATAGGACCCAGGGTCTTCACTGAAACTCTAACAAGGGAGTACTCTCCAGCAACAGTCAGTGGCTGGGGTCGAACACGTTTCCTTGGAGCCACAGCTAAAACACTGCAAAAGGTTGAGGTTCCCTTCACAAGTCGGGCAGAGTGTAAGCGCAGCAGCAGTTCCAGGATCACTCCCTTCATGTTTTGTGCAGGGTACTATGATGAGCCCAAAGATGCCTGTCAAGGAGATAGTGGAGGTCCTCATGCAAACAGTATTCATGACACATGGTTCCTGACAGGAATTGTGAGCTGGGGGGAAGAATGTGCAAAGGATGGGAAATATGGCGTATACACCAGGGTGTCCCTTTACTACAGCTGGATACGCCATGTTATGGGAATAACTAAATACAGGTTGGCATTTGATGTGGAAGACCCTGATAATTGA
- the mcf2a gene encoding proto-oncogene DBL translates to MGQASLPEYREPEKESKEDMESYRCLLQAGSQLESTLQQVTVPVSMKEVGGYIQKQVAYLSGGRGEDSSVIITLPECSAFSDIPEEALAKVFTYLTLIPRTRQPGVKFIIILDRRLDTWASIKTALARIAASFPGNLHLVLVLRPTSFFHRTVTDIGFRFSQEDFMLKMPVVMLSSVTDLLRYIDENQLTSEFGGTLDYCHSDWIVLRTAIESFAVTVKDIAQMLQAFGTELAETELPDEGKAIEHLLESHTDKYRKLKDAIRSVSKEGRHLLASLETSGKEDDSHWDVRLDLDTVQSGNKCLFFRLLAQLRDMESAFDGYFEKHHLKLHQYMQLLKYEQSFQEMELCLEHLMAEERELSISVDTLAQTEQALKRLDGLESNAQEVMARAQIIILHGHQLSAGHHYAMALIMQRCNELRHHCDTLNAALKTKHSRLLQTHQLLLCLGQAQTWCDDGAYLLANQLVDKFQSKEGAQAALRDIERFLEGAPSILSSGPDILAIEYEAVITTYLQAQIGKTFEKHAAVQQMIQNRQACLRKLADKHVRPVQLVAPRPENPPRSKSPLFSPKHGDGLKFTFDLSLPGKRASRKSPNPRKIEVIHDYQESRGCVSYSLEGEDSPDLLKRHVMRELIETERIYVEELLSVLLGYRAEMDNPALSGLLPPILRSKRDILFGNMPEIYNFHSRVFLQDLEGCLEAPESVGACFLERKEHFQMYECYCQNKPRSEALWRQFSDCAFFQECQKKLEHKLGLDSYLLKPVQRLTKYQLLLKELLKYSMDCEGTSELQGALTAMLDLLKSVNDSMHQIAITGYEGEICELGRVLMQGSFSVWISHKRGPTRMKELARFKPMQRHLFLYERALLFCKRREEHGDGCDKTPSYSFKHCLKMTAVGITENVKGDVKKFEIWYSGREEVYVVQAPTVEVKMAWLNELRRILTNQQKLLRDEAYQHGQLVEHMQLSPSIPHTESKQQRASVSSEDTESGRSSPDPQLHSPKHQQNRRSWPRAHHSVDICEGLEEWSGGRDTFPSDTEEEVLVQLSPGRYRALADCLQNGPDSITIKCGDVIQLQCEDNKCRWLVKNLSRRQEGFIPAASLQLIIEDSSRGHSFRLGDPGNLKTRKLSSP, encoded by the exons ATGGGCCAAGCCTCACTGCCAGAGTATAGAGAGCCGGAAAAAGAGTCCAAGGAGGACATGGAGAGCTACCGCTGCCTTCTGCAGGCTGGCTCCCAGCTTGAGAGCACACTGCAGC AGGTGACTGTTCCTGTGAGCATGAAGGAGGTTGGAGGCTACATACAGAAACAGGTGGCGTACCTGTCAG GGGGCCGTGGCGAAGACTCCAGTGTCATCATCACCCTCCCAGAATGCTCAGCTTTCAGTGACATTCCAGAGGAAGCTTTAGCCAAAGTCTTCACATACCTCACTCTCATCCCTCG AACGAGGCAACCCGGAGTGAAGTTTATCATCATTTTAGACCGAAGACTGGATACATGGGCTTCTATCAAAACTGCACTTGCCAGGATAGCA gCTTCCTTCCCTGGGAACCTCCACCTGGTTTTGGTGCTCCGACCCACCAGCTTCTTCCATCGCACTGTTACTGATATTGGCTTTCGCTTCAGCCAAGAGGACTTCATGCTCAAGATGCCA GTGGTGATGCTGAGCTCCGTCACAGACTTGCTGCGCTACATTGATGAGAACCAGCTGACGTCGGAGTTTGGAGGAACTTTGGACTATTGTCACAGTGACTGGATTGTTTTACGAACG GCTATTGAAAGTTTTGCTGTAACAGTCAAAGACATCGCACAGATGCTTCAGGCCTTTGGCACTGAGCTGGCAGAGACAGAGCTGCCTGATGAGGGAAAAGCCATTGAGCATCTCCTGGAGTCTCACACTGACAAATACAGGAAACTCAAG GATGCAATCAGATCAGTGTCAAAGGAGGGTCGTCATCTTCTTGCAAGCCTGGAAACCTCTGGGAAAGAGGATGACTCCCACTGGGATGTGAGGCTTGACTTAGATACTGTACAAAG TGGCAACAAATGCCTGTTTTTTAGGCTTCTTGCTCAGCTCAGAGACATGGAGTCAGCCTTCGATGGCTACTTTGAGAAGCATCATTTGAAACTCCACCAGTACATGCAGTTGCTCAAATATGAACAAAGTTTTCAGGAG aTGGAGTTGTGTCTGGAGCATCTGATGGCTGAGGAGAGGGAGCTGTCCATATCTGTAGACACTCTTGCTCAAACAGAGCAGGCTCTTAAACGGCTGGACGGTCTGGAATCAAATGCACAG GAGGTGATGGCTCGAGCTCAGATCATCATCCTTCATGGGCACCAGCTATCAGCCGGTCACCACTATGCCATGGCTCTCATTATGCAGCGCTGCAATGAGCTTCGCCATCACTGTGATACACTCAATGCTGCTCTAAAGACCAAACACTCTCGTCTTCTGCAAACAcaccagctgctgctgtgtcttGGACAG GCCCAGACCTGGTGTGATGATGGAGCATATCTGTTGGCCAATCAGCTGGTAGATAAGTTCCAGTCTAAGGAGGGGGCCCAGGCTGCTTTGAGGGACATTGAGAGGTTCCTGGAGGGGGCGCCATCCATATTGAGCTCAGGACCTGACATCCTGGCCATCGAGTATGAGGCTGTCATTACAACTTATCTACAG GCCCAGATAGGGAAAACGTTTGAGAAGCATGCTGCAGTGCAGCAGATGATCCAGAACCGACAGGCTTGTCTGAGGAAGCTGGCTGATAAACATGTCAGACCGGTCCAACTAGTAGCTCCCAGGCCTGAAAACCCCCCACGTTCCAAGTCCCCACTCTTCTCCCCTAAGCATG GTGATGGTTTGAAGTTCACATTTGATCTCTCTCTTCCCGGGAAGAGGGCATCACGAAAGAGCCCCAACCCCagaaaa ATAGAGGTGATTCACGACTACCAGGAGAGTCGAGGCTGTGTGTCATACAGTCTTGAGGGAGAGGACAGCCCAGATCTCCTAAAGCG TCATGTGATGAGGGAACtcatagagacagagagaatcTATGTAGAAGAGCTGTTGTCGGTGCTGCTA GGTTATAGAGCTGAGATGGACAATCCAGCTCTGTCTGGGCTTCTGCCCCCAATCCTACGCAGCAAGAGAGACATCCTCTTTGGAAACATGCCTGAGATCTACAATTTTCACAGCAG GGTTTTTCTTCAGGACCTGGAAGGATGCCTGGAGGCTCCTGAAAGTGTGGGAGCATGTTTTCTGGAGAGG AAAGAACATTTCCAAATGTATGAATGCTACTGTCAGAATAAGCCACGCTCTGAGGCCCTGTGGAGACAATTCTCAGATTGTGCCTTCTTTCAG GAGTGTCAAAAGAAGCTGGAGCACAAACTGGGTCTGGATTCTTACCTGTTAAAACCAGTCCAACGCCTCACCAAATACCAGCTGCTGCTTAAG gAGCTGCTGAAATACAGTATGGATTGTGAGGGGACCTCTGAACTTCAGGGGGCTCTAACAGCTATGCTGGACCTGCTAAAATCAGTCAACGACTCCATGCATCAGATAGCCATCACAGGATATGAG GGAGAAATTTGCGAGCTGGGCCGTGTGCTGATGCAGGGCTCTTTCAGTGTGTGGATCAGCCATAAAAGAGGTCCCACTCGCATGAAGGAGCTTGCTCGCTTCAAGCCAATGCAGAGACACCTCTTCTTGTACGAGAGAGCTCTGCTGTTCTGCAAACGGAGGGAGGAGCATGGAGATGGATGTGACAAGACCCCCTCCTACAGCTTCAAGCACTGTCTCAAG ATGACTGCTGTGGGGATCACAGAGAACGTCAAGGGggatgtgaaaaagtttgagatcTGGTACAGTGGCAGGGAGGAAGTGTATGTGGTTCAG GCTCCTACAGTGGAGGTGAAGATGGCCTGGCTCAATGAACTTCGCAGAATCCTGACTAACCAGCAGAAACTGCTTAGAG ATGAAGCGTATCAACATGGCCAATTGGTTGAGCACATGCAGCTTTCTCCATCGATACCACATACCGAGAG CAAGCAGCAGAGGGCGTCAGTGAGCTCAGAGGACACTGAGTCAGGCAGGAGCAGTCCAGATCCCCAGCTACACTCCCCTAAACACCAGCAAAACCGCAGGA GTTGGCCTAGAGCTCATCACTCGGTAGACATCTGCGAGGGTCTGGAGGAGTGGTCTGGAGGTCGGGACACCTTCCCAtctgacacagaggaggaggttTTGGTACAACTG TCTCCAGGCAGATACAGGGCCTTGGCTGACTGTCTTCAAAACGGACCAGACAGCATCACCATTAAATGTGGAGATGTCATCCAACTGCAGTGTGAAGACAACAAATGCCGCTG GCTGGTGAAAAACTTGAGTCGGCGACAAGAGGGCTTCATCCCAGCTGCCAGCCTGCAGTTGATTATAGAAGACAGCAGTCGAGGACACTCCTTCAGACTAGGGG ACCCAGGGAACCTGAAGACGAGAAAGCTCAGCTCCCCGTAG